A segment of the Saccharomyces kudriavzevii IFO 1802 strain IFO1802 genome assembly, chromosome: 2 genome:
CACAGGGCTGCTCAAATATGTGCTTTCACTGGGGTTAATTTATATAATAGTAAGTGATAAACTTCAGTGAGGGAATAATAGTCCTGCGACGATGAGATAAAATAGTTAAAGACATCAAAATACTGTCATTGAATGAATGCGAGTTATTGTCGTGTTTGAGATAACATAGTTATATGAAATTCATTCTAACTGAACGGTGGCTTGAACTGAGGAAGAAGCAGTTTCTAGTATCATCTCTGTGAAACAATGCACTATTATAAAAGCTATAAAATATATTAAAATGATATATAAGGGAGATGAATGTATTGAAACTTTTGGCAACCATTGTAATAAAACCGAGCAGAATCaaattattgatattgaaaatgagtAGTGATATGATATATGCGAAGAATAGCTAGAATGTGACAGATTTATGATATTGTGatattattctttcttttgaaatccatcaaattttgcggttttattcaaatattctAGGTTATGGAGATAAATTATGAGTCGAGGTTGGTGGAGCGACATTGCTGGAAGAGCAGAATTCATTTCCCTTCTATTCGACCAATATTCAGGCTAACGATAACAACACGACAAATGATTATATCTCTCTATTTCGGCATTATGTGACATTGCGAAGCATTCATAAGATATTTGGACGTACCTAAAATAAACAGAACATATAGCATGGAATTACGATAGAGAAAAGTCTGAGTTGTTGAAGACCCAAAGAATCACTTAGAGAAAAACATTTTGTAAGCTGGCCTATCGTCATGATCAATAGCATCTGCATCGTAATCTGCGGTTCTTCTTTCCGGTGGTACCCATGCTGCTGATTTCCAGGGTGGGATACCTTCCATCCACATAGTGTTGACCTCTTCCAGTGTCAGGCCTTTCGTTTCtggaacaaagaaaaagacataAAAGTaggaaaaaacaagacAACCTAAGAAGACATAACCATAGTAAAAGTTGATTGCACCGGTGATGAAAGGGGTGAAGAAACTAATTAAAAAACCCCACATCCAGTTTGCGGCTGTTGCGATGGCCATTCCTCTTGATTTGACTCTAAGAGGGAAGGTTTCTGCGACTATAACATAGCAGCCACCTGCCCAGGTGGTGgcgaatgaaaaaatgaagaacaTGGTAAAAACAATCATACAGTTACCAGCACCTTGTGAAGTGATGTCCTGATGGCTGCTGCCTTGAGGCCATAACTTAGTTACACCAACGGAGGCAAACACAGTAAAGCAACACACCATGGAAGCGGCACCCCATAATAGGCATGTACGACGTCCAAACCTCTCAATGGTGTATACTGCTATAAaagaggagaaaaaattgactaCACCAATAATGATCGATGTCTGGAAGGAGTCCTTTAAGCCCACAGACTTGAAAATGGTCGTACCGTAATAGAAGAAGTAATTGTCACCGGTCAATTGCTGCAAAGATTGGATCATCACCCCCATGAGTACACGTTGGAATACCTTTGTTTTCGTGGAGAGCAGCTCAGCCCATGACGCGTTACCAGCTAGCTTTTCCACCTCAATGCCTGCTTTTATTGTGTCGTATTCGACTAATAAGGCAGGATCATCAACTGAGACTTTGTTCGATTTTGATAGGGAACGCTTGGCTTCTTCGTCTTTACCAACCTCGATCAGATAACGTGGTGATTCGGGCACGAACATCATTCCGCTAACCATAAATAAGGCCCAGGCAAAACAAAGACCAAGACCGACTCTCCATTGAGTCGAGTCATGATAATTCTTTGTACCATAATTCGTGCAGTAGCCCAGAAAAATACCCATCGTCCCCATCAGTTGATACAGCTGGACAAGGGTTCCTCTGATATGTTTTGGAGAGACTTCGGATATCAACATTGGGGAGAGAACGGCAATGCCCCCCACGCCAAGGCCAGAAATGATTCTGCCAATAAAATATTGGTACCATTTATCTATCGAGGTAATTTGGATCAGGATGCCCACAACGTAGATGGCAGTGACTGTAATCAAACCAATACGGCGGCCATATACATCGCCGACTTTGGACAACACGATTCCTCCAATGGCACAACCAATGTTAAATATTGAGACAATCAGACCCATCCTCACTTTTGACAGATAGTAATCGCCCTTGCCGTTTTTTTGACCGAATCTTTTGACGAAGTCTGAGAGATTGACAAAACCCGAGATTGTACCGGTATCCCAACCAAAGATGAACCCACCAAACGCAATCATCAAACACAAGATTGCGACGGTGGTGTACGCAGAGAGGGGCTTCTGTGGTATGTCAATAAGTTTTTCAGACGTAGCGAGATCGAGAGACCCTTTTGAGTCGTCTCGTTTGGTCGTAATTGAAGGTGCGGTTGCTGCTGACTGAATATTAGAATTAGTCGCAGATGGATCATCTGCGGGTGTATCACCAACACTGGacatgatatttttgtaagATAAAACGGTTAAGAGCTAAGTGATATGTTAGTTTAATCTTTCCCATGACATGTCAAGAAATAGACAATCGCTTCTTCTATCATTGCAAATGTCACATCACATACTCCgctatttatatttataaaCCTGTGAAAGGCGGCCTAACAATGGGAGCCAAGTAGCACTAACGCCTAAAAGTATATCAACTGAACGAAGATGGTGAAATgccttttttgatttgtgCGTTCAGTGCTGCTGGTGGAAAACACGGACTCCATCTTTAATATTCGACGTGACCTTTAATTTCTATTAGTTCACTATTAGAGTTTAGAGTTTTACGgagcatttctttttcggAAGTAATCCGTGgaaagccaaaaaaagttcttcGAAATGAGGAGGATGCGTCAAGCGGGAAACACTCATATTCCGCACGGAGAAATGATTATGTAATATCACGGAGAAATGATTATGTAATTCCACGGAGAAATGATTATATAATTTTGCGGGGCCCTATAAAAGATAACTGTATTGTTTGTACTTTGTTGTGAAACCACGAACATGCAAGATCGCGGGGAAGTGCATGGAATGATGTCCACCCAAGGAGGGTATGGTACGACAAATAGGCATCTTGGTGAAGTACGCATCATACCACCGTTCAGGTGCAGTTGCAGAGGGGTTTTGTATGATCTAATGGAGTTAATGACGCTACCGTGAGTGCGAGCTTCTTGAAAACCTCGTTTGCAACATATCTTCCCGATCGCGTGTTCCAACAGGAACACGGAtgtggaaaatgaaacgtATATAAAGGAACCTTCTCACTCGAGATTCCACTGGTTGTCAATTCCAGAGAGAGAAGAGTTGTAAAACATAATATACATCAGAAAAATAAGACAGCTCCTCGACAAGCAATTAACACGAGTGACCGTTCTatagtgaaaaaagaacaaaaatatgaCTATTTCCTCTGCACATCCAGAAACAGATCCTAAATGGTGGAAAGAAGCAACAATCTACCAGATTTACCCAGCAAGTTTCAAAGACTCCAACAATGATGGTTGGGGTGATATGAAAGGTATTGCTTCTAAATTAGAGTACATCAAAGGACTTGGTGCTGATGCCATTTGGATCTCGCCATTCTACGACTCTCCACAAGATGACATGGGCTACGACATTGCCAATTATGAAAAAGTCTGGCCAACATATGGTACCAATGAAGACTGCTTTGCTCTGATCGAAAAGACTCACAAGCTGGGAATGAAATTTGTCACCGATTTGGTCATCAACCACTGCTCCAGCGAACATGAATGGTTCAAAGAGAGCAGATCCTCAAAGACCAATTCTAAACGTGACTGGTTTTTCTGGAGACCTCCTAAGGGCTATGATGCCGAAGGTAGCCCAATCCCTCCAAATAACTGGAGATCTTACTTTGGTGGTTCCGCATGGACTTTTGACGAGACAACAAAGGAGTTTTACTTGCGTTTGTTTTGCTCCACCCAACCTGATCTAAATTGGGAGAATGAAGATTGTAGAAAGGCAATCTATGAAAGTGCTGTTGGATATTGGTTAGACCATGGCGTTGACGGTTTCAGAATTGATGTGGGGAGCTTGTACTCCAAAGTTGTTGGTTTACCAGATGCTCCTGTGATTGACGGGAACACAATGTGGCAACCTAGTGATCCTTTCACAATGAATGGACCACGTATTCACGAATATCACCAAGAAATGAACAAGTTCATGAGAGACAGGGTCAAGGATGGCAGGGAGATTATGACGGTTGGCGAGATGCAACACGCTTCCGATGAGACCAAGAGGCTATATACAAGTGCCTCTAGACACGAGCTGTGTGAGTTGTTCAACTTCTCACACACCGACGTGGGGACTTCACCCTTGTTCCGCCAAAACTTAATTCCATTTGGACTGAAGGATTGGAAGGTTGCCCTCGCTGAACTTTTTAGGTACATTAACGGGACTGATTGTTGGTCGGCTGTTTACTTGGAAAACCATGACCAACCTCGTTCCATCACGAGATTTGGTGACGATTCGCCAAAGAATCGTGTCGTTTCTGGTAAGCTACTGTCTGTGTTGCTAAGTGCTTTAACCGGTACTCTATATGTGTACCAAGGACAAGAGCTGGGCCAAatcaacttcaaaaactggCCTGTTGAGAAGTACGAGGATGTTGAGATTAGAAACAACTACAAAGCCATTAAGGAAGAGCATGGGGAAAACTCCGAGgagatgaagaagttttTAGAAGCCATTGCCCTTATCTCTAGAGACCATGCCAGAACACCTATGCAATGGTCACATGAAGAGCCAAACGCCGGATTTTCTGGTCCTAATGCTAAACCATGGTTTTATTTGAACGAGTCTTTCAGAGAAGGCATTAACGTTGATGATGAGGCCAAGAACCCAAACTCTGTTTTGAACTTCTGGAAGGAGGCTTTGAGATTCAGAAAGGCCCACAAGGATATTACCGTCTATGGCTATGATTTCGAGTTCATTGACTTGGACAATGGCAAGCTGTTCAGCTTCACAAAGAAATACGGCAGCAAGACATTGTTTGCTGCCTTGAATTTTAGCTCTGACGTGATTGATTTTACGATTCCAAATGATAGCCCATCATTCAAGTTAGAGTTTGGAAATTTCCCAAAGGAGGAAGTCGATGCCTCCTCCAGGACATTGAAGCAATGGGAAGGTAGAATTTACATTTCTGAATGATTGACAATTATAATGACAcatgataaattttctatACCTTAAATAAGAAtcaaatattattatacaATATTACTTGACGTATGTCCTGATTCAAAAGCTGAAGGAAATTGATTCCTGTATGCATGTAATCGAGCGCCTTgatattcaagatttcaGCAAGAGAGACCATTATTAGAACAATTACCAACCACCATCCACCAATTGCTAGTATAACGGTTTAGAACTATGGTTGATAATTAGTggtattaattaagaataaaagcggaactctttcttatactatatacGAGAGGTATGTAAAACATACGTTGATTGGACATATTcgatatgttcaatataatacTACACTtgggaatttactataagttcaatgtaacgactcatatcatcTATATATAAACTCATGCTGACGGTCAATTAAAGGATCTTTAAATTTAGTTATGCCCAGCGTCCAaacagctcgtttagcatcCCCTCCATCTACTAAAGGTACGACGTCAGTGTAACATATATGAAATAcactttagaatacaatctgaatatctcagatagtaatgatggtTATTTATGTGAGTAATGATGAACATACTTGTTCCAATAATATCAATGTTGAAAAGCCAACCAAGAGGAATACATCAGTGCCACTATAACCATACTTCCAAAGATCTTCTGAAAATTACTCTCTTCGATGAACTTCTTGGATGCAGCACGCCATGACTTTTCCGCCTTTGCCGCTTGCGGAAAAACCTGATgtcttcaaaagaagatgttGAGACCATTAAATTACCGGAAAGCCATTTTCTAGCGTAACCTTTGCAACCATATCGTCTTTACCTAATTTGCGCAACCGGTGTTTATGGAATCGCTAACAGACTTCGTCCCAAGGGACGTTAAGAAAGTCTGGTAATGAGTTAGAAGTGACAAAATTCTCGAGACTTCCAAAATCCGTACCGATGGAGAAACAAGAGTTATTGACTGGAAAGCCTCAATAATATGTGGCgttgtcattttttcccTGTACGCCCATGACCTTGTT
Coding sequences within it:
- the SKDI02G4040 gene encoding sugar porter family MFS transporter; amino-acid sequence: MSSVGDTPADDPSATNSNIQSAATAPSITTKRDDSKGSLDLATSEKLIDIPQKPLSAYTTVAILCLMIAFGGFIFGWDTGTISGFVNLSDFVKRFGQKNGKGDYYLSKVRMGLIVSIFNIGCAIGGIVLSKVGDVYGRRIGLITVTAIYVVGILIQITSIDKWYQYFIGRIISGLGVGGIAVLSPMLISEVSPKHIRGTLVQLYQLMGTMGIFLGYCTNYGTKNYHDSTQWRVGLGLCFAWALFMVSGMMFVPESPRYLIEVGKDEEAKRSLSKSNKVSVDDPALLVEYDTIKAGIEVEKLAGNASWAELLSTKTKVFQRVLMGVMIQSLQQLTGDNYFFYYGTTIFKSVGLKDSFQTSIIIGVVNFFSSFIAVYTIERFGRRTCLLWGAASMVCCFTVFASVGVTKLWPQGSSHQDITSQGAGNCMIVFTMFFIFSFATTWAGGCYVIVAETFPLRVKSRGMAIATAANWMWGFLISFFTPFITGAINFYYGYVFLGCLVFSYFYVFFFVPETKGLTLEEVNTMWMEGIPPWKSAAWVPPERRTADYDADAIDHDDRPAYKMFFSK
- the SKDI02G4050 gene encoding alpha-glucosidase, producing the protein MTISSAHPETDPKWWKEATIYQIYPASFKDSNNDGWGDMKGIASKLEYIKGLGADAIWISPFYDSPQDDMGYDIANYEKVWPTYGTNEDCFALIEKTHKLGMKFVTDLVINHCSSEHEWFKESRSSKTNSKRDWFFWRPPKGYDAEGSPIPPNNWRSYFGGSAWTFDETTKEFYLRLFCSTQPDLNWENEDCRKAIYESAVGYWLDHGVDGFRIDVGSLYSKVVGLPDAPVIDGNTMWQPSDPFTMNGPRIHEYHQEMNKFMRDRVKDGREIMTVGEMQHASDETKRLYTSASRHELCELFNFSHTDVGTSPLFRQNLIPFGLKDWKVALAELFRYINGTDCWSAVYLENHDQPRSITRFGDDSPKNRVVSGKLLSVLLSALTGTLYVYQGQELGQINFKNWPVEKYEDVEIRNNYKAIKEEHGENSEEMKKFLEAIALISRDHARTPMQWSHEEPNAGFSGPNAKPWFYLNESFREGINVDDEAKNPNSVLNFWKEALRFRKAHKDITVYGYDFEFIDLDNGKLFSFTKKYGSKTLFAALNFSSDVIDFTIPNDSPSFKLEFGNFPKEEVDASSRTLKQWEGRIYISE